The genome window AACACCATCTTTGTCTGTATCCTGCATTGTAGATTCTATATCAGCAATTTTTTTGTTTAATGCAGCAATTTCGCTAACTTCAACAATTGGACGTGCATACCAGTCAGCATGTTTGTCATATTTGCCTAAGGAATATGATAAACCAATAGTTCCATTTAATATTACGCCTGATGATAACATATCCGATTTGTTTAAGCTATATCCATCAAAAGCGACATCTTGTTTTGCATTATAAATAACTGAGAAATCACCTGTTAAAGCAATTCTGTTTGATAATTTAATTTGAGCAGTTACACCAGTTATTAGATTAACCATTAAATCATTATCTCTTCCGTTATCAAAAGTACCTTGAGCTACTCCAAATCCAGTATGAGCTAATAAACCAAAAGTTTGTGTGAATTCTTCAAAGTTCATTATTCTGCCAAGGTTAGCAACACCTTGAACTGCTACTCTGTAATAATCAGATTTAAAATCTTTGGAAGAATTGTCACCTGAAAAGTGATTAAATCCAAAATCAGCTTTTAAACCAAATTTATTGTTAAACATGTATCTTGCTCCAAAATCAACAACATATGGGCTTAATGGTAAAGTAGTGTACCCGTTTGTCATTGGTTTTGCTGGTTTGTTAAAACCACCAGCCAGTTCAATAGTCCATCTGTTGAAGTTGCTGCTTTCTGTACTTTGTTCTGTATCAGTTTGTGCAGTCATAGTTGTCAGACCTGAAGCAAAAACTAATGCAAGTATTGTTTTTTTCATGATGTATTTTTAAAATTCGGGCAAAAATACAAAATTCAGAGTCATTTTTAAACCTTTTAAAGCTTAATTGTGTAAGAAAAGAATATTATTATTTGTTAAAACCGTTTGGTTTTTAATTTAAGACACTGATAACAAGGTGTTTGTGTTAATTTTTATTTTTTTTGTAAAAAATTAAGTTTTTTATATTTCTAAGAAAATTGATACAAGGAATTAAAGCTTTGATTTAATTTTTGTAAAAATTTTCCAAATTTTTAGTATATATGTGTATCATTATTAAGTTAATAATGGTAAAATTTCAGTTATTTTTTCGAATGCCTGGAAGTTTTTGTGCTCTACTTTATGGTCAATTTTTTCGTGTGCCCAAGTCGTGTGAAAAGGAATGTGAACTGCGTATCCTCCGATGGACAAAACAGGTAAAACATCCGATTTTAAGGAATTGCCAATCATGAAAAACTCATCAGGCTGAATCTCTAATCGTTTAATCAAATCCGAATAATCTACTTCCTGCTTGTCAGACATTACTTCAATATGATGAAAATAATGTCCCAGACCCGATTTGTGTAACTTACGGCGCTGATCTAGTAAATCGCCTTTGGTGGCAACAACTAATTTGTATCTGCCTTGCAGTGCTTTTAAAGTTTCTTCTACGCCATCCAGCAAAACAATTGGCTTTTCGAGCAGTTCTTTTCCATATTCAATTATTTTTTCAATGACTTCTACTCGTATAGTTTTCTCTGAAATATTCATTGCAGCTTCTATCATTGATAAGATATATCCCTTAATTCCATAACCGTATAATTTGAGATTACCGATTTGAATTTTAAACAGCTCATTCGAAATTCCCTGATGTGATAGATAATCTTCCATCAGACCGCAGAATTTTTTTTCGGCTTCATCAAAGTAGGTTTCGTTGATCCATAAGGTGTCGTCTGCGTCGAAGGCAATTACTTTTAAATTTTGAATTTTGTTTTTGTCTAACATATTTTTAAAATATTTTTTTCGGCCAATGTTTTTCAGCGACGAACTATTATTCAATTTAGAAAAACGATTTCAATGAAATTGTTTTATTGTAAAAAGTAATTCGGATTCCGAAAAGTAGAATAATTCCGCCGAAAATCATTTGTAAATTTATTTTTTCTTCTAAAAAAAGCCATGCCAAAATGGATGTAATCACAGCCTGACTCAACAAACTCAGTGAAACTCTGGTGGCACGCATGTGCTGTGTTGCATAGCTGACAGATAACCATGCACATAATTGACAGATAAACGCCTGCAGCATCAGTACCAACCAGCCCGTATCTGAAAAACCAGTGAAAGGTTCGTTCAAACTGTAACAAACAATTCCCAAATAAATGCTTGAAGCTGTTAAACTGATGGTCATAAAGGATAAAACATCAACTTTAGAAAGCACATTTTTACTGATCAAAAGATAAATGGAATATAAAATACCTGATAACACGGCAAATAGAAATGCTTGATTGAAATTCATTTCAACGAAAATTTCGAAACCAACCAAAATCACCATTCCGAATAAAGAAACGATAGTACCAATCCAGAAATTAGGTGCGGGCTTAGATTTTAGAAATAAAAATGAGCCAATACCAACCCAAACCGGAGACAGATTTGTCAGCAGTGATGCCTGTGTAGCACTCGATTCCTGAATAGCAATATTCCAGACGGCAACATCCGAAGAAAATAATACGCCGCAAAATGCTGCCAAAAGAGCAAATTTTAAAGAAGGAATTTTGAAGTTTTTACTCAAAATAACATAAGGTAAAAGCAGGATCAAGGCAAAAAACATTCGGTAAAAAGCCGAAATTAATCCCGGTGTCAAACGTAATTTTACCAATATCGGGAAAATCGAAATGCAGAGTATGCCACAGATTAAGGCTAATCTTGGTTTTGTAAGTTTCATTGTATATTATTATGTAGAGACGTTGCAGTGCAACGTCTCTATGTAGGTTAGTTTATAATTGTGTTTAATGTTGTCTTAGACGTTGCAATGCAACGTCTCTACTTGAATTAATTATAAAATTTATCTTCCTTCCAATTTGTTACATTGTTTTGAATGTAATTTTGAATTCTTTCAAAAGATTCAGAATTACGTATGATGTGATCGTGAAAACGTTCTTGCCATTCAAAATCAGCGTGAATATAATGGGCATTTCTAGTTATTACCGATTTATAAGAACGTATCAGTGTAGAAATTGTTCCTGCTAATGGTGAAATTTTTGACATTTGTTCGTTTTTCTGTGACGCATTTTCGTCAATCGGGGGTGTAGAGACGTTGCATTGCAACGTCTTTGCAGACGTGTAGACGTTGCATTGCAACGTCTCTACCGCATTGTCGATACGATCATCAACAATATTTGTTTTGTTAATAATCAATATTCCATGAACATGATTTGGCATAACCACATAATTTCCCAATTCAATAAATGGAAAATGTTTTGGGATTTCTGTCCAAAATGCATCTGCTATTTTTCCGATTTCATTTAACTGCATTTCATTTTCACCATTGGCTGATACAATTTCGCCAAAAAAATGTTCCCTGTTTTTAGTGCATATCGTTATAAAATAAGCACCATTTTGACCATAATCCCAATTTTTCAATCGGGTAGAAGAAATTCGGTATTTGTTTTGGAATTTACCGTTCATATAATTCGTTTGATTGATGTATAGACGTTGCACTGCAACGTATAAACGACAATTGATTGTCACGAATGTAGTTTTTTCTGCATTAAAACAAAAACGATACAGGGAAACAAAAAGAGACGTTGCACTGCAACGTCTCTACGTAAAATGATATGATGTAATTAATTTATCGTCTCCCCATTTCCAACACCATCAGTATCCGGATTAATAAAAACCAATTTTCCTTCTGCATTTGTAGTCATCAAAATCATTCCCTGGCTTTCAACGCCACGCAATGCTCTTGGCGCCAAATTCACCAAAACAGTCACACGTTTTCCGATAATATCTTCTGGTTTAAAACTTTCAGCAATACCCGAAACAATCGTGCGGACATCAATTCCAGTATCAACTTTCAGAACCAAAAGTTTGTTGGCTTTTGGCATTTTTTCTGCTTCGAGGATCGTTCCTACACGGATATCCATTTTAGCAAAATCTTCAAACTGAATCAAATCTTTCTGAGGTTCAGCTTTTTTGTTTTCGGCGATATTTGCTGTTTTCGTAGCTTCCAGTTTATTTATTTGTTTCTGAATTTCTTCGTCTTCAATTTTAGAGAAAAGCAATTCGGCTTCGCCAATCTGGTGTCCAGCAGGAATTAAATCTGATGTTTCCGAAATCGAATTCCAATTCAATTGGTTTTCGATTTTCAAAATACGCGTCAATTTATTCGCTGTAAACGGCAGGAAAGGCTCGCACAAAATGCTCAAAGCTCCAGCAATCTGCAAGGCAACATACATTTGAGTTTTGGTACGCTCTTCATCCGTTTTAATCATTTTCCAAGGCTCTTCATCAGCAAGGTATTTGTTTCCAAGTCTGGCCACATTCATCATTTCGCCAAGTGCTTCACGGAAACGGTATCTTTCTACCGAACTCGAAATCACGGCTGGATATGCTTTCAATTCGGTCAAAGCAGCCTCATCCACTTCTGATAATTCATTTGGTTGCGGTACAATTCCGTTGTAATATTTATTGGTTAACACCACCACACGGTTGATGAAATTTCCAAAAATAGCTACTAGTTCGTTGTTGTTTCTCGCCTGAAAATCTTTCCAAGTGAAGTCGTTGTCTTTAGTTTCAGGAGCATTAGATGTCAAAGCATAACGCAGCACATCCTGCTGGTTTGGAAATTCTTCCAAATATTCATGCAGCCAGACTGCCCAGTTTTTGGAAGTAGACAATTTATTTCCTTCCAAATTCAAAAACTCATTCGCAGGAACATTGTCAGGTAAAATGTAACTTCCTTCCGCTTTTAGCATTGCTGGGAAAATCACGCAGTGAAAAACAATATTATCTTTCCCTATAAAATGAACCAGTTTTGTTCCTTTATCTTTCCAGTACGGCGTCCAGTCTTTTCCTTCTCTTTGTGCCCATTCTTTGGTAGACGAAATATAACCAATTGGCGCATCAAACCACACATATAATTTTTTCCCTTCGGCACCTTCAACCGGAACATCAATTCCCCAATCAAGGTCACGCGTTACTGCACGAGGCTCGAGTCCGCCATCAATCCAGGATTTTACCTGGCCGTAAACATTGGGTTTCCAGTCGTTTTTATGTCCAACGAGGATCCATTCATTCAAAAAATCAGAATAACGGTCCAATGGCAAAAACCAGTGTTTCGTTGATTTTAAAACCGGAGTTTCTCCTGTTATTGTCGATTTTGGGTTGATTAAATCAGTTGCGTTCAAAGTTGAACCACATTTTTCACATTGATCCCCGTATGCTTCTGGGTTATCACATTTTGGACAGGTTCCGGTAACAAAACGGTCAGCTAAGAACTGATCTGCTTTAGCATCATACAATTGCTCGGTTACTTCTTCGATGAAATCACCGTTGTCGTATAGTTTTTTAAAGAACTCCTGAGCCGTATCATGATGAATCTGAGCCGAAGTTCTGGAGTAATTATCAAATGCAATTCCAAAATCAGAGAATGATTTTTTAATGATTCCGTGATATTTGTCGATTACTTCCTGAGGGGTAATGCCCTCTTTCTTGGCTTTCATCGAAATAGCCACACCGTGTTCGTCGCTGCCGCAAATGAATAAAACATCGCGGTTTTGCAAACGCAGGTAACGCGAATAAATATCAGCAGGTACGTAAACCCCCGCCAAATGCCCAATATGTATCGGTCCGTTAGTGTAAGGCAATGCCGCCGTAATCGTATATCTTTCTGGATTCTGTATCATGTGTTGATAGTATTGTTTTTTTATTTGTCACATGTAATTCGCCTACTAGTACTGGATGTAATAACCAATTTTTGTTAGGCTCATTTCACAACTCAAATTTATTGGGTGCAAAAATAAGCAATAGAATCGAGAGTTATAGTATAAATTGTCATTGCACACGGCATTCGCTTTTAAAAGTTTCTGACACGAATTACACTAATTTGCACGAATTAAGATTGCTGTTTAATTACACAAAATATTCGAAACTGTAAAAGTTGTAAAATTTGATTTCAATTTTGACAACCCCGCTGGTGGCGTTCCAGACCCCGCTGTCGGGGTTGTATAACCCCAATTTTGGCGTTCCGAACGCCAGCAACGGCGTCCAGAACCCCGATCACGGGGTTGGGAACGTGGCGAGCGGGGTTATTTTGTTATTTCATCTTTTAAAAAAAAAGAAATGATAAACGGAGAATAAAGGATTTTTGTAAGAAAAGATTATATTTGGTAAATTAAAAGAAGCCAACTGCTTCTGTAAGTGTGATGTGATTTTTTTTCTTTTTGTCAGACTTATATACGAGTTATGGGCTATACTAAAAATCGAATCAATGAAATACAATCTAATTATTAGCACTTTTTTAAGTACATACAATATTTTAGTAATTGATGATGACGATTTGCAAAAAGTTGTTGATTCTTATAATAAAGGATTAACGTCGTTCTTTATTAACGGTAGTCGCCAAACTTTCGAAAGATTAAATAGAATTAAAATTTATACTTTCAAAGCAGAAGAATTTAAAACTGGTAATGAATTTTACGAATTTGCACAATCCAAAAATTTAGTTTCTCGAGGTTATATGAATATGTATAACTATATAGATGATAAAATATTAGCCCAATTTGGAGATGATGTTACCAAGGATTTTATAAAAAATGATTTTGGCCAAGAAAAAGATAGCAAAAGCAAAATTGCCTTACAAATCCAGGAGTATGTACATCCACAAAGAATTGATGAGCTTAATAAATTATCAATTGAAGGATTTGATTTGACAAAATTAATTGGGCTATGTAATGAATTAAATGTAGCAAATGTAAACGGAATGTACTTGACAATTCCTATGTTGATTAGAGCTATAATTGACCATATTCCACCATTATTTGGAAAAGCAACGTTCATTGAGTTAACTGGTTCTTATGGAGGACGTAGCTTTCAAGAAATAATGATGAGATTAGAAAAGTCATCCCGAAAGATTGCTGACTCTTTCTTACATCAGCCAATTAGAAATAAAGAAATCTTACCAACTGAAACTCAGATTAATTTTAAAAATGAAATTGACGTTCTTTTAGGTGAAATTGTTCGCATACATAAATAAAAGTACAGCCCATAACTGCTACTACAACGGATTTGGGCAATTGGCTTAATGACCTGAACTCGATTAATAATTTTGGTTGAAAATTTTGTAGAAAAAGGTAAAATTTAGTATATTTAAATTTCTGACAATTAAATATTTAACTAAACTCTACCTTATGATTTGTTTTGATAAAATTACAGATATTTTTTCTATTGTTGATGAATTTTGCAAAGATTTTGATAAAACCACACAGTCTTTTCTGCTAGGAAAACCTTCCAAACGTCCTTCGATTATGTCAAAATCAGAAGTAATTACAATTTATTTACTTTTTCATTTGAGTGGTTTTCGCTGTTTCAAGCATTATTACATTTTTTATGTCCAAAAGCATATGCAAAATGAATTTCCTAATACAGTTTCTTATAATCGCTTTTTAGAACTAATGCAAAGTGTTCTTTTGCCAATGACAATTTTTGCCAAAACCTGTTGCTTAGGCAATTGCACAGGCATTTCGTTTGTAGACTCAACACCAATTAGAGTTTGTAAAAACAAACGAATCAGTAGAAACAAAGTTTTTAAAGGTATTGCCACTACAGGGAAATCTACAATGGGCTGGTTTCATGGGTTTAAACTCCACATCATCATTAATGACAAAGGAGAATTGTTAAGTTTTGCTGTAACTCAAGCCAACGTAGATGATAGAGAGCCACTGAAAAATGAGGGCTTTTTGAATGCTATTTTCGGAAAACTATTTGGTGATAAAGGATATATAAGCGAGAAACTCTCTCAATTATTATTTGTTGATGGAATCCAATTAATTACAAGTATTCGAAATAATATGAAAAATAGTTTGATGGAAATGAGTGATAAAATTTTACTCCGTAAACGTTCAATAATAGAAACGGTTAACGATGAACTTAAAAATATTTGCCAAGTTGAACATTCTAGACATCGTTCATTTACCAACTTTTTGTCAAATCTTATCGCTGGAATAATTGCTTATAATTTTCTGCCTAAAAAACCTTCTTTGAAATACGAAACGATTAAAACTAACCAATTGGCTGTATTTTATTAATCGAGTTCAGGTTAATGGGAAAATGGTCTTGTATTTGGGAGTTTTGGCAAATCCGAAAATAAGGCTTAATTTAATTCCAAACCTCTTATAGCAAGGGGACATTAGTGGTCATTGTAAAGCGACACTCAACAAATAACATACAAAATGAATGATATAAAAATTATTGAAATCAAGTCTGACCAACTCAAACAATATAAAACGTTTTTAGCTTTTGGACTTGTTAATGACGAAGAGAATTTTAGAATAACACCCAATGATGACTTAAATGCACCTTTTCCGACCAAAGACAAAGTGGATAGTTTTACCCTTGGGGCTTATTCAGACAATCAATTAGCAGGCATAGTGAGTTTTGCTCGTGACGGTGGCGACCGAGAAAAATTAAGACATAAGGGTGTTCTATTTAGAATGTATGTTTCTAAACACTTTCGGGGACAAGGAATTGCAAAAAAACTAATTCAAACATTAGTAGAAAGGGTAAACCAAATCGCTGACATTGAGCAAATCAACTTGACAGTTATAGCCAATAACGACAATGCAAAAAAACTCTATGAAAAATTTGGCTTTGTAACATTTGGATCCGAAAGCAACGCAATAAAATGGAAAGGAAAATATTTTACTGAAGACCAAATGACATTGAAACTAAAATAAAGTTTGTACACAAAAAGAACGAACCGCTAACACTTGCTGCAAGAGATTTGAGCATTTGGCTAAATTGAAAAATTTGTTTGCATTCGGAAGATTCGGCAAATCCGAAAATGAGGCTTTATTTAACCCCAAACCCGCTGTATTAATAGAAAGTTATCCAAAAAGCAAACCATGAATAGAAAAAAAACAGCATATATTTTAATTATTGCAAGTTGTATTTTGCTAGTATTTAATCTATTGCAATTAGATTTTGACAACTTAAAAGCCAAAAGTTTTTTAGGAATTGGTCCCAATATATTTGTAATAGTGGCAATGCTCTTTACAATTCGTGGCATTAATAAAAGGGAGGAAAAATAAAGAATGATTTTGATTTATCTTTGTAAACGAAACATAAAAGAATAAAAGTCATGCCAAAAGGACCCGAAAAAAACACCAAAAACAAGGCTTTGCACACCAAATTACTCAATCGTAAAAAAGCTAAACTTCAGGAAGAGAAAAAGGAAAAAGCAGCACGATTAAAAGCTCTGGTCGCCAAGATGAATCAGAAAAAAAACACTGACGAATCTGATGACATTTAACCAAATTGCACGATTTCGAACTCAGATAAGAGTCAAAAAAACAATAAAAAATTATGCCTTTATTCTAGTTTGTCAATAATAGAAAATTAAATTTCTAAAAGCAAACCGGAGTAAAGGCATTTATTTATGAAAACCAGGATACAGCTATTATAGAGCAGTTATTTTTTAAAATGAAATATCATGTAACTGACTCCAAATGTTATAGTATTGGTTTTTCCTTCAAGAGTAGGACCAGTGTATGTATTAGTTTCGTCATAACTATTTGTTTGTACATCACTCAATAAATTAGCCATTCCCAGCGTATATCGCATATCAAATCTAAAATTGTTATAGCCGCCAGTTATACCAAATCCAAATCCATAATTGAAAGTCGAGGACTTAGACAAATCATTTTCACTCAGCAGGTGAGGCAAATAGTATTGACCAGAAACATCTGAACCACCAGAAGGCGTAAAGGCTTCTTGTAACGCAGCAAACACACCGGCTTGTGGACCAATAAAAAATTCGTCTTCTTCGGGTTTTAAGATATAATAGTTAAAATAAAGACCGAGATTAAGATCTGAGGCATTATATTTTGATTTTTTTGCTTCATCAAAACCATTTTCTACATATTTTACATTCATAGTACTGATTTTGTAAGCAAGTTCCAACTGATAATTATAACTTTCATGATATCCCATCTGAAAATTTACACCCATCAAAAAACCAGGATTAGGTTCTGTGAGCAAATCATTGGATTTCAGTTTAGTCTGGCTCAAACCAGCAACTGCATAAAAACCTCTTGGAGCTTGACTATATATAGAAAGAGTACAAAAAAGTACGCTAATAAAAAGGAGTATTTGTTTTTTCATTATTAAAGTTATTATTTGCAATTAATATATTCGGTATCAGCAATAAAGTTTAAAATTGTTTCATTGTTTTCATCAGCAATATCATATTTCTGAAGTTTCTGCATCAA of Flavobacterium marginilacus contains these proteins:
- the metG gene encoding methionine--tRNA ligase, which produces MIQNPERYTITAALPYTNGPIHIGHLAGVYVPADIYSRYLRLQNRDVLFICGSDEHGVAISMKAKKEGITPQEVIDKYHGIIKKSFSDFGIAFDNYSRTSAQIHHDTAQEFFKKLYDNGDFIEEVTEQLYDAKADQFLADRFVTGTCPKCDNPEAYGDQCEKCGSTLNATDLINPKSTITGETPVLKSTKHWFLPLDRYSDFLNEWILVGHKNDWKPNVYGQVKSWIDGGLEPRAVTRDLDWGIDVPVEGAEGKKLYVWFDAPIGYISSTKEWAQREGKDWTPYWKDKGTKLVHFIGKDNIVFHCVIFPAMLKAEGSYILPDNVPANEFLNLEGNKLSTSKNWAVWLHEYLEEFPNQQDVLRYALTSNAPETKDNDFTWKDFQARNNNELVAIFGNFINRVVVLTNKYYNGIVPQPNELSEVDEAALTELKAYPAVISSSVERYRFREALGEMMNVARLGNKYLADEEPWKMIKTDEERTKTQMYVALQIAGALSILCEPFLPFTANKLTRILKIENQLNWNSISETSDLIPAGHQIGEAELLFSKIEDEEIQKQINKLEATKTANIAENKKAEPQKDLIQFEDFAKMDIRVGTILEAEKMPKANKLLVLKVDTGIDVRTIVSGIAESFKPEDIIGKRVTVLVNLAPRALRGVESQGMILMTTNAEGKLVFINPDTDGVGNGETIN
- a CDS encoding IS982 family transposase, with protein sequence MICFDKITDIFSIVDEFCKDFDKTTQSFLLGKPSKRPSIMSKSEVITIYLLFHLSGFRCFKHYYIFYVQKHMQNEFPNTVSYNRFLELMQSVLLPMTIFAKTCCLGNCTGISFVDSTPIRVCKNKRISRNKVFKGIATTGKSTMGWFHGFKLHIIINDKGELLSFAVTQANVDDREPLKNEGFLNAIFGKLFGDKGYISEKLSQLLFVDGIQLITSIRNNMKNSLMEMSDKILLRKRSIIETVNDELKNICQVEHSRHRSFTNFLSNLIAGIIAYNFLPKKPSLKYETIKTNQLAVFY
- a CDS encoding DMT family transporter, translated to MKLTKPRLALICGILCISIFPILVKLRLTPGLISAFYRMFFALILLLPYVILSKNFKIPSLKFALLAAFCGVLFSSDVAVWNIAIQESSATQASLLTNLSPVWVGIGSFLFLKSKPAPNFWIGTIVSLFGMVILVGFEIFVEMNFNQAFLFAVLSGILYSIYLLISKNVLSKVDVLSFMTISLTASSIYLGIVCYSLNEPFTGFSDTGWLVLMLQAFICQLCAWLSVSYATQHMRATRVSLSLLSQAVITSILAWLFLEEKINLQMIFGGIILLFGIRITFYNKTISLKSFF
- a CDS encoding outer membrane beta-barrel protein, yielding MKKQILLFISVLFCTLSIYSQAPRGFYAVAGLSQTKLKSNDLLTEPNPGFLMGVNFQMGYHESYNYQLELAYKISTMNVKYVENGFDEAKKSKYNASDLNLGLYFNYYILKPEEDEFFIGPQAGVFAALQEAFTPSGGSDVSGQYYLPHLLSENDLSKSSTFNYGFGFGITGGYNNFRFDMRYTLGMANLLSDVQTNSYDETNTYTGPTLEGKTNTITFGVSYMIFHFKK
- a CDS encoding transposase gives rise to the protein MNGKFQNKYRISSTRLKNWDYGQNGAYFITICTKNREHFFGEIVSANGENEMQLNEIGKIADAFWTEIPKHFPFIELGNYVVMPNHVHGILIINKTNIVDDRIDNAVETLQCNVYTSAKTLQCNVSTPPIDENASQKNEQMSKISPLAGTISTLIRSYKSVITRNAHYIHADFEWQERFHDHIIRNSESFERIQNYIQNNVTNWKEDKFYN
- a CDS encoding GNAT family N-acetyltransferase, with product MNDIKIIEIKSDQLKQYKTFLAFGLVNDEENFRITPNDDLNAPFPTKDKVDSFTLGAYSDNQLAGIVSFARDGGDREKLRHKGVLFRMYVSKHFRGQGIAKKLIQTLVERVNQIADIEQINLTVIANNDNAKKLYEKFGFVTFGSESNAIKWKGKYFTEDQMTLKLK
- a CDS encoding OmpA family protein, producing the protein MKKTILALVFASGLTTMTAQTDTEQSTESSNFNRWTIELAGGFNKPAKPMTNGYTTLPLSPYVVDFGARYMFNNKFGLKADFGFNHFSGDNSSKDFKSDYYRVAVQGVANLGRIMNFEEFTQTFGLLAHTGFGVAQGTFDNGRDNDLMVNLITGVTAQIKLSNRIALTGDFSVIYNAKQDVAFDGYSLNKSDMLSSGVILNGTIGLSYSLGKYDKHADWYARPIVEVSEIAALNKKIADIESTMQDTDKDGVPDYLDQEQNTIAGVMVNTKGQSIDVNKNSIPDELESYLTRTYGDNSESTVITKNNESIKRLINSGYICAYFDYNSTIPSNDSTDGINFVLTYLRNNPSATVDVVGHADELGKTAYNDKLSTARANTIKDIFVKSKIDASRVNVISAGEDTSVDKTSNGARKLVRKVTFTVK
- a CDS encoding HAD family hydrolase, whose product is MLDKNKIQNLKVIAFDADDTLWINETYFDEAEKKFCGLMEDYLSHQGISNELFKIQIGNLKLYGYGIKGYILSMIEAAMNISEKTIRVEVIEKIIEYGKELLEKPIVLLDGVEETLKALQGRYKLVVATKGDLLDQRRKLHKSGLGHYFHHIEVMSDKQEVDYSDLIKRLEIQPDEFFMIGNSLKSDVLPVLSIGGYAVHIPFHTTWAHEKIDHKVEHKNFQAFEKITEILPLLT